A single region of the Thermococcus paralvinellae genome encodes:
- a CDS encoding ribose 1,5-bisphosphate isomerase → MRLVKEVYEIAEKIKNMEIRGAGKIARSAALALQIQAEKSQAKNSDELWKELKEAAKLLHSTRPTAVSLPNALRYVMYRGKIAYQGGADLDQLKFIVINAAKEFIHNSEKAIERIAEFGAKRIEDGDVIMTHCHSKAAIGVMKKAWDEGKDIKVIVTETRPKWQGKLTARELAEYGIPVIYVVDSAARHYMKMTDKVVMGADSITANGAVINKIGTALIALTAKEHRVWVMIAAETYKFHPETMLGQLVEIEMRDPYEVIPKEELETWPKNIEVWNPAFDVTPAEYIDVIITEKGVIPPYAAIDILKEEFGWAFKYTEPWED, encoded by the coding sequence AATAGCTGAAAAAATCAAGAACATGGAAATCAGAGGTGCAGGTAAAATAGCTCGTTCCGCAGCTTTAGCTCTTCAAATACAAGCTGAGAAAAGCCAGGCAAAGAATTCAGATGAACTCTGGAAGGAACTAAAGGAAGCGGCAAAGCTTCTGCACTCAACTAGACCAACTGCAGTTTCTCTGCCAAATGCTTTGAGATACGTTATGTACCGTGGTAAAATAGCATATCAAGGTGGGGCAGATCTAGATCAACTGAAATTCATCGTAATCAATGCAGCAAAGGAATTTATACATAACTCGGAGAAGGCCATAGAAAGAATAGCAGAGTTTGGAGCAAAAAGAATTGAAGATGGCGATGTAATAATGACTCACTGCCACTCAAAAGCAGCCATTGGAGTCATGAAAAAGGCTTGGGATGAGGGAAAGGACATCAAAGTAATTGTAACTGAGACAAGACCTAAATGGCAGGGCAAGCTGACGGCTAGGGAATTGGCCGAATACGGCATCCCAGTTATCTATGTTGTTGACTCAGCAGCAAGGCACTATATGAAGATGACTGATAAGGTTGTCATGGGAGCTGATTCAATAACAGCCAATGGGGCTGTGATAAACAAGATTGGTACGGCTCTAATAGCTTTAACAGCCAAGGAACACAGGGTTTGGGTCATGATTGCAGCCGAAACATACAAGTTCCATCCAGAGACAATGCTAGGTCAGCTGGTTGAGATTGAAATGAGAGATCCATACGAAGTCATTCCAAAGGAAGAACTTGAGACATGGCCGAAGAACATTGAAGTCTGGAATCCAGCATTCGATGTAACTCCCGCAGAATACATTGATGTCATAATAACTGAGAAAGGAGTAATTCCACCGTATGCAGCAATTGACATATTGAAGGAAGAGTTTGGTTGGGCTTTCAAGTATACGGAACCTTGGGAAGACTGA